DNA sequence from the Uloborus diversus isolate 005 chromosome 1, Udiv.v.3.1, whole genome shotgun sequence genome:
taacaaaatgtttggactttcCACTTGCTGCCCCACGTACCTCATAAATCCTTCTCACGTTTTCTatcaacaaaatatttctaaaaatgccTTTTATCACTTTTCCTGGAAATTCTCTTGATTTCTATTACATCCCTATCAACTGCCATCTGTactgatttggctttatttttaacttggttGGAGATTTCCCAATCGCTCAGTTATCATTAAATAtttagagatttttaataacataacataacactccagggtcccccgtacctaccactatgtgtggtttaaacggttggatggggccctggAGACAGCTGTGTTAATCGGTGAGTTGATACATTGTATATGTCGTACATAATGCATGCAATACATGAAATCATATTCCGACAGACAGGAATTTTGcttacacaattttaaactcacataaagattaataataataataataataataataaaaaaaacatacacacacatatacaaacatacatatagatatagatatagatatatatatatatacacacattacaCAGCTATACACCATTGAATAGTGGTAGCAAAACAACAAAGTGACACAAACAGACAATACACTCAGCTACATTCACCAAAAACAAAGCCAACAATCATTAGATTGTACAATGTAATAGGAGACATGCAGAAGGACAGAATGTCTAAAGAGGCAACCATTAGATACTAAAGCTGTgggtaaataaaaatgcatgggTAAAAGAAATTAGATTGAGCTCTGGTACAGGTAACCCTCGGTTGATAAAGAATGGAAGATTGCGTTAAGACGCGCGGTGCTATGCCGCAGTTTAAGTGCCTGCTTCAGGCGTTGTTGATGGGATGTGCCCGGAGGACAGCGGAGATGGTGGGCTTCTGTCAGTGGGCAGTCAAAGATGTAATGGAGGCTGTCCCCTATTTCTCCGCAAGAGCAGAGAGGAGAGTCGATAATGTTAAATCTATTCAAATATGAAGGAAATGGGCCGTGACCTGTTGAGAAAATGGTGTGGCAACGGTGTGAGACGCGCGGGTAGAGCTTGATTGTTGGTAGCATATCGTGCAATCCTCTGCTCGTCTCCGCGTTGTCCCATCGGTATTGCCAATCCATACAAAGCTGAGTCGTTAATAGCCTCTTGAGGTGTGACGCGGGGTATGGGACACTCGCGTCTTCCTGAAGTCCGTTAGTGTCTGCCGCTAATTTGGCAAGACGATCAGCTTCGTCATTCCCTCTGTTGTTTGAATGGCCTTTAACCCaaaagatgttaaaatttttagtagAGCTGAGTACCtgtttttgaattgtttggacTAATTGATTTTTGCTAAAAGAATTTTTGAGGGCCAATATAGATGATAGGCTGTCAGAGAAAATTTGGAACGGGTATTGAGGAAGGCTTTGCGTATAAGCAATTGCATTTTTGATGGCCAAGAGTTCTGCTTGGAAGACAGAGTTTCCCTCCCGAAGTCTCACCGAAGAGGAACTTGTAATTGTGTTACCCGAAAAGGAAACAAACGCGGAGCCCACACCAGTCATGGTTTTTGAACCATCTGTGTAGATTCTGCGGGGTAAAAGTTGGTTCGGATGGATCTCTTCAGTATGGATGAAGCTAGTGTCTACGAGTTGTTCGTAGGAGCATTTGAACCATTTTGGAGCGTCAGTTTCAAAGAGCGTACTTTGGAATTCGATTCCGTCAAGATGAATTGGTTTTTGTTTGATTAGAATGTTTAAGGACCACATATGTTGCCTTATTAGTAGTTCCAAAGGGGGGATCCCAGATAGTATGTAAAGGG
Encoded proteins:
- the LOC129234384 gene encoding uncharacterized protein LOC129234384, whose translation is MASDIYPKEKGAYSTTSHQALYILSGIPPLELLIRQHMWSLNILIKQKPIHLDGIEFQSTLFETDAPKWFKCSYEQLVDTSFIHTEEIHPNQLLPRRIYTDGSKTMTGVGSAFVSFSGNTITSSSSVRLREGNSVFQAELLAIKNAIAYTQSLPQYPFQIFSDSLSSILALKNSFSKNQLVQTIQKQVLSSTKNFNIFWVKGHSNNRGNDEADRLAKLAADTNGLQEDASVPYPASHLKRLLTTQLCMDWQYRWDNAETSRGLHDMLPTIKLYPRVSHRCHTIFSTGHGPFPSYLNRFNIIDSPLCSCGEIGDSLHYIFDCPLTEAHHLRCPPGTSHQQRLKQALKLRHSTARLNAIFHSLSTEGYLYQSSI